The following proteins are co-located in the Megalobrama amblycephala isolate DHTTF-2021 linkage group LG12, ASM1881202v1, whole genome shotgun sequence genome:
- the dock8 gene encoding dedicator of cytokinesis protein 8 isoform X2, translating into MSQLRSGDAELMQELGEFPDDDLEVELVERECRTVRPSVAEEGVELDPHVRDCVQSYTQPWLMVSRRTQGYGWIAYSERSNYKVLQRQTFESDVQPDKQEQSEKSPSLSALCDDSTRTTLTSSDFNLRALQPDRRVDSLLRFSSPEELDRFNQEARQSNRYGELFGLYPPMDEEDAVAIRPIPDCPKEHFGQRILVRCQNIKFEIEIEPLFATMALYDLKEKKKISENFHFDLNSDQMKGFLRPHTPHIDTSTMARSAIFSISYPSPDIYLVIKIEKVLQQGEIGDCAEPYMLLKESDAKNREKLEKLRNQAEGFCHRLGRYRMPFAFATVNIMSAINSTLERDTSDTDSINGRGSMEKKGLPRRNSDRFSMMEDNYILSGFKPAVTTCSFIKQEGERLSDEDLFKFLSEIKRSSSQRRVKVIPGYLKLEVSPVPETVTGCLSPELIPVKPVSEKNQRPVKEVLEFPASEVYVPHSIYRNLLYLYPLRLNLTNRLTSARNITVKIQFMSGEDSSCAMPVIYGKSSGPEFLQEVYTPVTYHNRSPDFYDELKIRLPARLTEKHHLLFTFYHISCQQKQNQTGSIETLIGYSWLPMLNNDRLQTGQQCLPIVLDKLPVNYSLHFPEKLPAQVPPIKWLENHKGLFNLELQVVSSVQAQDSHLERFFTLCHALEGKTTFPIRVGDEKISENMFEHELKLSIISLSSSGLEPLVLFLHQVLDKLFRLIMQPMVIAGQTANLAQIAFESVVSVVNSLHNSQELAKDHQGRNCLLATYLYFVFRLPDTQHEIHTTGTGGLMAHPESRYSTLTRTTANTVGFMLLQSRIRSSSNPDIPAPQSPEDTEVNNILAKGLPGSRASAAANVSNTSQSSTAGTRPTNKKLFHEELALQMVVSTGVCRENVYKYAWFFFELLVKSMSQHVSQLDKKAVLRRNRFSDRFKDDITTIVNVVTAEIGNILVKQQKELEQAEKVNVSLAFFLYDLMSLMDRGFVFQLVKNYCNQMAAKSVNMATLISMRLEFLRILCSHEHYLNLSLFFSSPASAPASPSPSISSQTSSSCSFQDNKISAMFDLSQDFKQRHYLTGLLLTELSTALDMESEGGRVQQKAINATYSLLCAHDLDQRCSRPEVKSKIAALYLPLVGIIIDSINYLDFTVSDSRGSKGKSGGPEEDPDSVTPINQSVAMAIAGNPFNTLSRNALASVTSVTGKTSNMLTAETSRNLLMCFLWIIKNADQNLIQRWTVDMPSSQLSRLLELLAICISCFEYRGKQSSDKVSTQALQKSQQAKARLEEVLLGGYGARGEMMKRVGGNDRTLGQRENLRWRKDLTQWRQTNDRQDKSKAELDQEAIISGNLATETTLIVLDLLEMILQAVPLADCKDNVVGGVLRVLLHSLTCNQSTTFLSHCFSTLRALIVKFGDLLFEEEAEQCADLCQKVLHYCSSCVDGNRSQACATLYLIMRYSYSSASNFSRVKMQVTMSLASLVGKSSDIHEEYLRRSFRTILAYAEEDVEMQSTQLPSQVDELLRNLNSILSDTVKMKEYQKDPEMLMDLMYRIAKGYQTSPDLRLTWLQNMAEKHNGRKCFTESAMCLIHAAALVAEYLSMLEDHKYLPVGSVTFQNISPNVLEESAVSDDILSPDEDGVCSGRYFTENGLVGLLEQAAELFSNGGLYEAVNEVYKVIVPILEAHRDFRKLASTHDKLQRAFENIIQKGHKRMFGTYFRVGFYGSKFGDLDEQEFIYKEPGITHLPEISHRLENFYSECFGDEVLEMIKDSTPVDRNKLNPNKAYIQITFVEPFFDDYEMKDRLTNFEKNFNLRRFMYTTPFTKSGRPRGELNEQYKRKTILTTMHAFPYIKTRINVIQKEEFDLTPIEVAIEDMQKKTRELAEATHREKPDAVMLQMVLQGSVTATVNQGPLEVAQVFLNEIPADPKLFRHHNKLRLCFKEFILRCGEAVEKNKQLITPDQKEYQQEMKKNYNKLRENLRPMLERKIPELYKPIIKPRIENRDSFKRHSLRRTQDENS; encoded by the exons ATGTCACAGCTGCGCAGTGGAGATGCTGAGCTCATGCAGGAGCTGGGGGAGTTTCCTGACGATGACCTGGAAGTGGAGCTGGTGGAGAGGGAATGCAGGACAGTCCGCCCCTCTGTCGCTGAGGAAGG AGTGGAACTGGATCCCCATGTGAGGGATTGCGTTCAGAGTTACACGCAGCCCTGGCTGATGGTTAGCAGAAG AACTCAGGGTTATGGATGGATTGCCTACTCTGAGAGGAGTAATTACAAAGTATTACAGAGACAGACGTTTGAGTCTGACGTTCAGCCTGACAAACAAGAGCAATCA GAAAAGTCTCCGTCCCTGTCGGCACTATGCGATGATTCAACTCGGACCACCCTCACATCCTCAGACTTCAACTTACGGGCACTGCAGCCGGACCGTCGTGTGGACAGCCTCTTGCGCTTCAGCAGCCCGGAGGAACTGGATCGCTTCAACCAGGAGGCCAGACAGAGCAACCGCTACGGCGAGCTCTTTGGCCTTTACCCGCCTATGGATGAG GAGGATGCAGTAGCAATTCGGCCCATTCCTGACTGTCCCAAGGAGCACTTTGGGCAGAGGATACTAGTGCGATGCCAGAACATCAA ATTTGAGATTGAAATTGAGCCTCTCTTTGCAACCATGGCCCTCTATGACCTAAAGGAGAAAAAGAAG atTTCAGAGAACTTCCACTTTGACCTGAACTCAGATCAGATGAAGGGTTTCCTGCGACCCCATACTCCCCACATTGACACCTCCACTATGGCCAGATCTGCTATTTTCTCCATCTCCTACCCCTCTCCAGACATATATCTGGTCATTAAG ATTGAGAAGGTTCTTCAGCAGGGAGAGATCGGGGATTGTGCTGAACCATATATGTTACTGAAGGAGAGTGATGCTAAG AACAGAGAGAAGCTGGAGAAGTTGAGGAATCAGGCGGAGGGGTTTTGTCACAGACTGGGCCGCTACAGGATGCCATTTGCCTTCGCCACGGTCAACATCATGAGTGCCATCAACTCCACACTGGAACGAGACACAAGTGACACAGACAGTATAAATG GCAGGGGTAGTATGGAAAAGAAAGGATTGCCCAGACGTAACTCTGACAGATTCAGCATGATGGAGGACAACTATATCCTGTCTGGCTTCAAACCAGCTGTCACCACGTGCAGCTTCATCAAGCAG GAAGGAGAGCGTCTGAGCGATGAGGACCTGTTCAAGTTCCTGTCAGAAATCAAGAGGTCGTCCAGTCAGCGACGTGTAAAAGTCATACCTG GCTATCTGAAACTGGAAGTGTCTCCAGTGCCGGAGACGGTGACTGGGTGTCTATCCCCTGAACTGATTCCAGTGAAGCCCGTGTCTGAGAAAAATCAACGGCCGGTTAAAGAGGTGCTAGAGTTCCCTGCCAGTGAAGTCTATGTGCCTCACAGTATATACCG GAACCTGCTGTACTTGTATCCTCTGAGGTTGAATCTTACTAATCGTTTGACTTCAGCCAGAAACATTACGGTTAAAATCCAGTTCATGAGTGGTGAGGATTCCAGCTGTGCCATGCCT GTAATCTATGGAAAATCAAGCGGCCCTGAGTTTCTTCAAGAGGTCTACACTCCAGTCACATACCACAACAG GTCTCCTGATTTCTATGACGAGCTAAAGATTCGTCTTCCAGCCCGTTTAACAGAGAAACACCACTTGCTGTTCACTTTCTACCATATCAGCTGCCAGCAGAAACAGAACCAGACTGGAAGTATAGAGACTCTCATTGGATATTCA TGGTTACCCATGCTGAACAATGACAGGCTGCAGACTGGACAGCAGTGCCTGCCAATCGTTCTGGACAAGCTTCCTGTGAACTATTCCCTGCATTTCCCAGAG AAACTGCCAGCTCAGGTACCTCCAATTAAGTGGCTGGAGAATCATAAGGGACTGTTCAACCTTGAGCTACAAGTTGTGTCCTCAGTCCAAGCACAG GACAGTCATTTGGAACGTTTCTTTACTCTGTGTCACGCCCTGGAGGGCAAGACCACGTTCCCCATCCGAGTTGGAGACGAGAAGATTTCTGAAAACATGTTTGAGCACGAGCTGAAGCTCAGCATCATCTCGCTGTCCTCCTCCGGCCTGGAGCCGCTGGTGCTTTTTCTCCATCAGGTCCTCGACAAGCTCTTCCGGCTCATCATGCAGCCCATGGTCATCGCTGGACAGACTG CAAATCTGGCCCAGATTGCCTTTGAGTCAGTGGTGTCAGTTGTCAACAGCCTTCACAACAGTCAAGAGCTTGCGAAGGACCATCAGGGCAGGAACTGTCTCCTAGCAACATACCTGTACTTTGTGTTCCGCTTGCCAGACACACAACATGAAATCCATACAACAG GCACAGGAGGCCTGATGGCTCACCCGGAGAGCCGATACAGCACTCTGACTCGCACCACAGCTAACACGGTCGGCTTCATGCTGCTTCAGTCACGGATTCGTTCCAGCAGCAACCCTGATATACCAGCACCACAGAGCCCAGAGGACACAGAGGTCAATAACATTCTAGCAAAG GGTTTACCAGGCAGTCGTGCGTCAGCAGCTGCAAATGTCTCCAATACTTCACAGAGCTCCACAGCAGGCACACGGCCCACAAACAAAAAG TTGTTCCACGAGGAGCTGGCTCTTCAGATGGTGGTCAGCACTGGAGTCTGCAGAGAGAATGTCTACAAATACGCCTGGTTCTTTTTTGAACTTCTT GTGAAGAGCATGAGTCAGCACGTGTCTCAGCTGGATAAGAAGGCAGTCCTTCGTAGGAATCGATTTTCGGACCGCTTCAAAGATGACATCACAACTATTGTCAACGTCGTGACTGCTGAGATTGGGAACATTTTAGTAAAACAGCAAAAG GAGTTGGAGCAGGCAGAGAAGGTTAATGTCAGCCTGGCTTTCTTCCTGTATGACCTGATGTCTCTGATGGACCGAGGCTTTGTGTTTCAGCTTGTGAAGAATTACTGCAACCAG ATGGCAGCAAAGAGTGTGAACATGGCGACTTTGATCAGTATGAGATTGGAGTTTTTGAGGATCCTGTGCAGTCATGAGCACTACCTCAACCTCAGCCTGTTCTTCAGCAGCCCCGCCTCCGCCCCCGCCTCCCCGTCGCCTTCCATCTCCTCACAg ACCTCCAGCTCGTGCAGTTTTCAGGACAATAAGATCTCAGCCATGTTTGACCTGTCGCAGGACTTTAAGCAACGGCACTACTTGACCGGACTGCTGCTGACCGAACTCAGTACTGCACTGGACATGGAGTCAGAGGG aGGGAGAGTTCAACAAAAGGCCATTAATGCCACATACAGCTTATTGTGCGCTCACGATCTGGACCAGCGCTGCTCAAGGCCAGAGGTCAAGTCCAAGATTGCTGCTCTCTACCTCCCTCTAGTGGGCATCATCATTGACTCCATCAATTATCTTGATTTCACAG TATCTGACTCTCGTGGCAGTAAAGGCAAGTCCGGTGGACCTGAGGAGGACCCTGACAGTGTCACTCCCATCAATCAgtctgttgccatggcaatcGCTGGAAATCCTTTCAACACCTTGTCAAGAAATGCACTGGCTTCTGTGACCTCTGTG ACGGGAAAAACTAGCAACATGTTGACAGCAGAGACCAGCCGTAATCTGCTCATGTGCTTCCTGTGGATTATCAAGAATGCAGACCAGAATCTGATCCAACGCTGGACTGTGGACATGCCTTCTTCTCAGCTGAGCCGTCTGCTGGAACTCCTCGCCATCTGCATCTCCTGCTTTGAGTACAGG GGGAAGCAGAGTTCTGATAAGGTGAGCACACAGGCCCTGCAGAAGTCTCAGCAGGCTAAGGCGCGTCTGGAGGAGGTTCTGCTGGGAGGGTATGGAGCCAGAGGAGAAATGATGAAAAGGGTGGGAG GTAACGACCGGACGCTGGGTCAGAGAGAGAACCTACGCTGGAGGAAAGACCTTACACAGTGGCGCCAGACAAACGACAGGCAGGACAA ATCCAAAGCAGAGCTGGATCAGGAGGCCATAATCAGTGGTAACCTGGCAACTGAGACCACCCTCATAGTCCTTGACCTACTGGAGATGATTTTACAG GCAGTTCCTCTGGCTGACTGTAAGGATAATGTGGTTGGTGGAGTGCTAAGAGTTCTGCTGCACTCTCTCACCTGTAATCAAAGCACCACCTTCCTGTCGCACTGTTTCAGCACCCTACGGGCTCTTATTGTAAAG tttggTGACCTGTTGTTTGAGGAGGAAGCCGAGCAGTGTGCAGACCTGTGTCAGAAGGTTCTTCATTACTGCAGCAGCTGTGTGGACGGCAACAGGAGTCAAGCTTGTGCTACGCTCTACCTGATCATGAGATACAGCTACAGCTCTGCTAGT AATTTCTCCAGAGTCAAAATGCAGGTGACAATGTCTTTGGCCTCGTTGGTCGGCAAGTCTTCAGACATCCACGAGGAGTACCTACGCCGCTCTTTCAGAACTATCCTTGCATATGCGGAAGAGGACGTGGAAATGCAATCTACACAGCTGCCCTCACAG GTGGATGAACTCTTGAGGAACCTAAACAGTATTCTCTcagatacagtaaaaatgaAGGAGTACCAAAAAGATCCTGAGATGCTCATGGACCTCATGTATAG AATCGCAAAGGGTTACCAGACCTCTCCAGACCTGCGTCTAACCTGGCTCCAAAACATGGCAGAGAAGCACAACGGCAGGAAGTGTTTTACAGAGTCAGCCATGTGTCTGATCCATGCCGCTGCCCTGGTGGCTGAATATCTCAGCATGCTGGAGGATCACAAATACTTGCCTGTGGGCAGCGTCACCTTTCAA AACATCTCTCCTAATGTGCTGGAGGAGTCTGCAGTCTCAGACGACATATTGTCTCCAGACGAGGATGGGGTTTGCTCGGGACGCTACTTCACAGAAAATGGCCTAGTTGGGCTTCTGGAACAGGCTGCTGAGCTATTCAGCAAT GGCGGGTTGTACGAGGCAGTTAATGAGGTGTACAAAGTAATCGTGCCTATACTTGAGGCCCACAGAGATTTCCGGAAGCTCGCTTCCACACATGACAAGCTCCAAAGGGCTTTTGAGAACATCATTCAAAAG gGTCACAAGAGGATGTTTGGAACCTACTTCCGCGTAGGATTTTATGGCTCTAAATTTGGAGACCTGGATGAGCAAGAATTTATCTACAAAGAGCCAGGAATCACCCATTTACCAGAGATATCCCACCGGCTCGAG AACTTCTACAGTGAGTGTTTTGGAGATGAAGTTTTGGAAATGATTAAAGATTCAACACCAGTAGACAGAAACAAGCTGAATCCCAACAAG GCATACATACAGATTACCTTTGTGGAGCCTTTCTTTGATGACTATGAGATGAAAGACCGCCTCACCAACTTTGAAAAGAACTTCAACCTTCGGCGCTTCATGTACACTACGCCATTCACAAAAAGTGGGCGGCCGCGGGGGGAACTCAATGAGCAATACAAGAGGAAAACCATCCTGACCACCATGCATGCCTTCCCCTACATCAAGACACGGATCAATGTCATTCAGAAGGAGGAG ttTGACCTCACGCCCATCGAGGTGGCCATTGAGGACATGCAAAAGAAGACCAGAGAGCTGGCTGAAGCCACGCACAGAGAAAAGCCAGATGCTGTGATGCTTCAGATGGTTCTGCAGGGATCCGTCACAGCCACTGTCAATCAG GGTCCATTGGAGGTGGCCCAGGTCTTCTTGAATGAAATCCCAGCAGACCCCAAGCTCTTCCGTCATCACAACAAACTGCGTTTGTGTTTCAAAGAGTTCATACTGCG GTGTGGAGAGGCTGTTGAGAAGAACAAGCAACTCATCACTCCTGATCAGAAGGAGTACCAGCAGGAGATGAAGAAAAACTACAACAAACTGCGAGAGAACCTGAGGCCAATGCTGGAGAGAAAGATCCCTGAGCTCTACAAGCCCATCATCAAACCTCGCATCGAGAATAG AGATTCCTTCAAGCGG